The following are encoded in a window of Kineococcus endophyticus genomic DNA:
- a CDS encoding helix-turn-helix transcriptional regulator, which produces MDAWLGAFDGPRARDAFLLQVVMSAPWSVQVDDEAPLTLIAVLDGGACALTAVGVHALARGDVLLVRDTAPYILADAPETLTGAVIGPGQRCSGPDGRDLAQPWDAGVRTWGNDPSGPDRLLVGTYAGRGQVGRLLLEALPPALVARDPDPALLGLLNREVAVDAPAQPLVLDRLLDLLLLASLRAWTTDGPGQAPAPDGVVQEALGLLRASPEAPWTLDALARRTGTSRSALTKRFAAVTGTSPMAYLTDWRLAVAADLLTDRGLTLAAVAGRVGYASPFSLSAAFKRRYGVSPARYREGTVTDVRLAGAPPPRGGAHRPRPRPR; this is translated from the coding sequence GTGGACGCGTGGCTGGGCGCCTTCGACGGCCCTCGGGCCCGGGACGCCTTCCTGCTCCAGGTGGTCATGTCAGCCCCGTGGTCCGTGCAGGTCGACGACGAGGCCCCGCTGACCCTGATCGCAGTCCTCGACGGCGGGGCCTGCGCCCTGACGGCCGTGGGGGTCCACGCGCTGGCCCGCGGCGATGTGCTGCTCGTCCGCGACACGGCCCCCTACATCCTGGCGGACGCTCCGGAGACGCTCACCGGCGCCGTCATCGGCCCCGGTCAGCGGTGTTCAGGCCCGGACGGTCGGGACCTGGCGCAGCCGTGGGACGCGGGGGTCCGGACGTGGGGCAACGACCCGTCCGGGCCGGACCGCCTGCTCGTGGGGACGTACGCGGGCCGCGGGCAGGTCGGACGGCTGCTGCTGGAGGCGCTCCCCCCGGCGCTCGTCGCGCGCGACCCCGACCCCGCTCTCCTGGGCCTGCTCAACCGCGAGGTGGCCGTCGACGCCCCCGCTCAGCCGCTCGTCCTCGACCGGCTGCTCGACCTCCTGCTCCTGGCGTCCCTGAGGGCGTGGACGACGGACGGCCCCGGGCAGGCCCCCGCCCCCGACGGCGTGGTGCAGGAGGCGCTCGGGCTCCTGCGGGCGTCGCCGGAGGCGCCGTGGACCCTCGACGCGCTCGCCCGCCGGACGGGGACCTCGCGGTCGGCGTTGACGAAGCGTTTCGCGGCGGTGACGGGCACGTCACCGATGGCCTACCTGACGGACTGGCGGCTGGCCGTGGCCGCGGACCTCCTCACCGACCGGGGCCTCACCCTGGCGGCCGTCGCCGGGCGCGTCGGGTACGCGTCCCCGTTCAGCCTGTCGGCGGCCTTCAAGCGCCGGTACGGCGTCAGCCCGGCCCGCTACCGGGAGGGGACCGTCACGGACGTCCGGCTCGCAGGCGCGCCGCCACCTCGAGGAGGCGCTCACCGCCCGCGTCCTCGGCCACGGTGA
- a CDS encoding NmrA family NAD(P)-binding protein: MIVVIGGTGKTGRRVAERLTGRGERVRAVSRSTSPRFDWDDASTWQAALAGAHAAYVTYYPDLALPGVPELIARFSATARAAGVHKAVLLSGRGEEGALASERALQASGLAWTIVRCNWFDQNFSESFFLEPVLSGVLSIPAGEAREPFVDADDIADVATAALLDPRHDGEVYELSGPRLLTFTEVARELSAATGREVRYEPVSHEEYVAELEREGLPADFADLFAMVLDGRNASVTDGVQRALGRPPRDFADFARRTAATGVWVPSTSERAAVPSLR, translated from the coding sequence GTGATCGTCGTCATCGGAGGAACGGGCAAGACCGGCCGGCGCGTGGCCGAGCGCCTCACCGGGCGCGGGGAGCGGGTGCGGGCCGTGTCGCGGTCCACCTCCCCCCGCTTCGACTGGGACGACGCGAGCACCTGGCAGGCCGCCCTCGCCGGTGCCCACGCCGCGTACGTCACCTACTACCCCGACCTCGCCCTCCCCGGCGTCCCCGAGCTGATCGCGCGGTTCTCGGCCACCGCCCGCGCCGCCGGCGTGCACAAGGCCGTCCTGCTCTCCGGCCGCGGGGAGGAGGGCGCGCTGGCCAGCGAGCGCGCACTGCAGGCGTCCGGGCTCGCCTGGACGATCGTGCGCTGCAACTGGTTCGACCAGAACTTCTCCGAGAGCTTCTTCCTCGAGCCCGTCCTGTCCGGCGTCCTGTCGATCCCCGCCGGGGAGGCCCGGGAACCCTTCGTGGACGCCGACGACATCGCCGACGTGGCGACGGCGGCGCTGCTGGACCCCCGCCACGACGGCGAGGTGTACGAGCTGTCCGGCCCGCGCCTGCTGACCTTCACCGAGGTGGCGCGCGAGCTGTCCGCCGCGACCGGTCGCGAGGTCCGCTACGAACCCGTCAGCCACGAGGAGTACGTCGCCGAGCTCGAGCGTGAAGGGCTACCGGCCGACTTCGCCGACCTCTTCGCGATGGTCCTCGACGGTCGCAACGCCTCGGTCACCGACGGCGTCCAGCGGGCCCTGGGCCGCCCACCCCGCGACTTCGCCGACTTCGCCCGCCGGACGGCCGCCACCGGCGTGTGGGTGCCGTCGACCTCCGAGCGGGCGGCCGTGCCCTCGCTACGGTGA
- the pdhA gene encoding pyruvate dehydrogenase (acetyl-transferring) E1 component subunit alpha, translated as MTDTAAGPVRAHEGGPVRAHEQHPAPRRQEMVQLLDEHGVRHRHPEHDLDLTPAELLGLYRDMVLMRRFDSEAEALQRKGQLGLWAGSRGQEASQIGAGRAARRQDQLFPSYRDHGALLSRGVDPLHILSIFRGIDHGGWDPVEMGVHPYTLVIAAQMLPAVGYGMGVQRDGAVGTGDPDRDTAVIAFFGDGATSQGEAAEALNWAAVFNAPVVFFCQNNQWAISEPVSRQSPVPLHRRAEGAGMPGVLVDGNDVLAVLAVVRSALDRARAGGGPTFVESYTFRMGAHTTSDDPTRYRLAAEVDAWREKDPIDRLRTHLTAEGVLDEEFASQLAADSETLAERLRAGVSAMVDPDPVSMFEHAYAEPHPQVLAERDEFLAAWEQQDADSHAAAHGGTR; from the coding sequence GTGACCGACACGGCGGCGGGCCCGGTACGGGCCCATGAGGGTGGCCCGGTACGGGCCCACGAGCAGCACCCCGCCCCCCGGCGGCAGGAGATGGTCCAGCTCCTCGACGAGCACGGGGTGCGTCACCGGCACCCCGAGCACGACCTCGACCTGACGCCGGCCGAGCTCCTCGGGCTCTACCGCGACATGGTCCTCATGCGCCGCTTCGACAGCGAGGCCGAGGCGCTGCAGCGCAAGGGGCAGCTCGGCCTGTGGGCCGGCAGCCGCGGTCAGGAGGCCTCCCAGATCGGCGCCGGCCGTGCGGCCCGCCGCCAGGACCAGCTCTTCCCCAGCTACCGCGATCACGGCGCGCTGCTGTCGCGCGGGGTGGACCCGCTGCACATCCTCAGCATCTTCCGCGGCATCGACCACGGCGGCTGGGACCCGGTCGAGATGGGCGTCCACCCGTACACCCTCGTCATCGCCGCGCAGATGCTGCCCGCCGTCGGGTACGGCATGGGCGTGCAGCGCGACGGGGCCGTCGGGACGGGCGACCCGGACCGCGACACCGCCGTCATCGCCTTCTTCGGTGACGGCGCCACCTCCCAGGGCGAGGCCGCAGAGGCCCTCAACTGGGCCGCGGTCTTCAACGCCCCGGTCGTCTTCTTCTGCCAGAACAACCAGTGGGCCATCTCCGAGCCGGTCTCGCGCCAGTCCCCGGTGCCGCTGCACCGCCGGGCCGAGGGCGCCGGGATGCCCGGGGTGCTCGTCGACGGCAACGACGTCCTCGCCGTCCTCGCGGTCGTGCGCAGCGCCCTGGACCGTGCCCGCGCCGGTGGTGGCCCCACCTTCGTGGAGTCGTACACGTTCCGGATGGGCGCGCACACGACGTCGGACGACCCGACGCGCTACCGCCTCGCCGCCGAGGTCGACGCCTGGCGGGAGAAGGACCCGATCGACCGGCTGCGCACGCACCTGACCGCCGAGGGCGTGCTGGACGAGGAGTTCGCGTCGCAGCTCGCCGCCGACAGCGAGACGCTCGCCGAACGGCTGCGCGCCGGGGTGTCGGCGATGGTCGACCCCGACCCGGTCTCGATGTTCGAGCACGCCTACGCCGAACCGCACCCGCAGGTCCTGGCCGAGCGCGACGAGTTCCTCGCCGCGTGGGAGCAGCAGGACGCCGACTCGCACGCCGCAGCTCACGGAGGGACGCGCTGA
- a CDS encoding alpha-ketoacid dehydrogenase subunit beta, which translates to METMAIGRAINAGLRAAMDRDPRVLLMGEDIGALGGVFRVTDGLQKDFGEDRVIDTPLAEAGIVGTAIGMALRGYRPVCEIQFNGFVYPAFNQITTQLAKLRARSRGRLSVPVVLRIPSGGGIGSVEHHSESPEVLFAHTAGLRVVAPSTPHDAYWMVQQAIASADPVLFLEPERRYWQKGEVDTDLGPGQVTPLHKARVLRPGTDATLVAYGPTTKLALDAAAAAAQDGTELEVVDLRSISPLDVDTVAESVRRTGRLVTVSEAPTFHGPMAELAARIQESCFYSLEAPVKRVGGWHLPYPAARVEEHYLPSVDRVLDAVEQTLAA; encoded by the coding sequence ATGGAGACCATGGCGATCGGCCGCGCGATCAACGCCGGCCTGCGCGCGGCGATGGACCGCGACCCGCGGGTCCTGCTCATGGGCGAGGACATCGGCGCCCTCGGCGGGGTCTTCCGCGTCACCGACGGCCTGCAGAAGGACTTCGGCGAGGACCGCGTCATCGACACCCCCCTCGCCGAGGCCGGCATCGTCGGCACCGCGATCGGGATGGCGCTGCGCGGGTACCGCCCCGTCTGCGAGATCCAGTTCAACGGGTTCGTCTACCCGGCGTTCAACCAGATCACGACGCAGCTGGCGAAGCTGCGCGCACGGTCGCGCGGCCGCCTGTCGGTGCCCGTCGTGCTGCGCATCCCCAGCGGCGGTGGCATCGGCTCGGTCGAGCACCACTCCGAGAGCCCCGAGGTCCTCTTCGCCCACACCGCCGGGCTGCGGGTCGTGGCCCCCAGCACGCCGCACGACGCCTACTGGATGGTCCAGCAGGCCATCGCGTCGGCCGACCCGGTGCTGTTCCTGGAACCCGAGCGCCGCTACTGGCAGAAGGGCGAGGTCGACACCGACCTCGGCCCCGGCCAGGTGACGCCGCTGCACAAGGCCCGCGTCCTGCGGCCGGGCACGGACGCGACCCTCGTCGCGTACGGCCCCACGACCAAGCTCGCCCTCGACGCCGCGGCCGCCGCCGCGCAGGACGGCACCGAGCTCGAGGTCGTCGACCTGCGCTCCATCTCCCCGCTCGACGTCGACACCGTCGCGGAGTCGGTGCGCCGCACCGGCCGCCTCGTCACCGTCTCCGAGGCGCCGACGTTCCACGGGCCGATGGCCGAGCTCGCCGCGCGCATCCAGGAGTCGTGCTTCTACTCCCTGGAGGCCCCGGTCAAGCGCGTCGGCGGGTGGCACCTGCCCTACCCGGCCGCCCGGGTCGAGGAGCACTACCTGCCCTCGGTCGACCGCGTCCTCGACGCCGTCGAGCAGACGCTGGCCGCGTAG
- a CDS encoding dihydrolipoamide acetyltransferase family protein, with product MNQRFALPDVGEGLTEAEIVSWKVKPGDTVAVNDVLVEIETAKSLVELPSPWAGTIAELLAAEGDTVEVGADIVVVRDGSSVPAEPAPEPGPAAENGSGATLVGYGTKESAPRRRRGTPAPAPAASAPAVPAEAHVLAKPPVRKLARDLGVDLAAATPTGPGGTVSRADVLALVPAPPAEPERRFVDHERERHVPIRGVRKATAAAMVESAFSAPHVTVFTTVDATRTMKLVQRLKTDPEYAGIRVSPLLLVAKALLVAAKRNPDINATWDEANQVIVVKNYVNLGIAVATPRGLLVPNVKDADDMSLKELAVHLGELAATAREGKAKPRDLAEGTITITNVGTFGIDTGTPILNPGEAAILAVGKISQRPWVHKGRIKPRYLAQLSLSFDHRMLDGESGSRALADIAAVLEDPARALTWS from the coding sequence TTGAACCAGCGGTTCGCCCTCCCCGACGTCGGCGAAGGTCTCACCGAGGCCGAGATCGTCTCCTGGAAGGTCAAACCCGGTGACACCGTCGCCGTGAACGACGTCCTCGTCGAGATCGAGACGGCGAAGTCGCTCGTCGAGCTGCCGAGCCCGTGGGCCGGCACGATCGCCGAACTGCTCGCGGCCGAGGGCGACACCGTCGAGGTCGGCGCGGACATCGTCGTCGTCCGCGACGGTTCGTCCGTCCCGGCGGAGCCCGCTCCCGAACCCGGACCCGCGGCGGAGAACGGTTCCGGTGCGACGCTCGTCGGGTACGGCACGAAGGAGAGCGCGCCCCGGCGCCGTCGTGGCACTCCCGCGCCTGCGCCCGCAGCCAGCGCGCCGGCGGTTCCCGCCGAGGCGCACGTCCTGGCCAAACCCCCCGTGCGCAAGCTCGCGCGCGACCTCGGGGTCGACCTCGCGGCGGCGACGCCCACGGGCCCGGGCGGCACCGTCAGCCGCGCCGACGTCCTCGCCCTCGTCCCCGCCCCGCCGGCCGAACCCGAACGGCGGTTCGTCGACCACGAACGCGAGCGGCACGTCCCCATCCGCGGCGTCCGCAAGGCCACGGCCGCGGCCATGGTCGAGAGCGCGTTCTCCGCCCCGCACGTGACGGTGTTCACGACCGTCGACGCCACCCGCACCATGAAACTGGTGCAGCGGCTCAAGACCGACCCCGAGTACGCGGGGATCCGCGTCTCCCCGCTGCTGCTGGTGGCCAAGGCGCTGCTCGTCGCCGCCAAGCGCAACCCGGACATCAACGCGACGTGGGACGAGGCCAACCAGGTCATCGTCGTGAAGAACTACGTCAACCTCGGCATCGCGGTCGCGACCCCGCGCGGGCTCCTCGTCCCCAACGTCAAGGACGCGGACGACATGTCGCTCAAGGAACTCGCGGTGCACCTCGGTGAACTCGCGGCGACGGCCCGCGAGGGCAAGGCGAAACCCCGCGACCTGGCCGAGGGCACCATCACCATCACCAACGTCGGGACGTTCGGCATCGACACCGGCACGCCGATCCTCAACCCCGGTGAGGCCGCGATCCTCGCGGTCGGCAAGATCTCCCAGCGGCCGTGGGTGCACAAGGGCAGGATCAAGCCCCGGTACCTCGCGCAGCTCAGCCTGTCGTTCGACCACCGCATGCTGGACGGCGAGAGCGGGTCGCGTGCGCTGGCCGACATCGCCGCCGTCCTGGAGGACCCGGCGCGCGCCCTCACCTGGAGCTGA
- a CDS encoding ScyD/ScyE family protein: MAHRLRTAALVLAVTTTTAVVAAPAHAGAPPGGPVTVVAQGLDDPFGLASEGGKFYVAESSAGEVSGFVPGGRPTVRLADFAAPAGVDRRAGTLYVVTGEAQDPAATGGSTLWSSRRGEPRRVLADLMAFELANNPDGQPQFGPDGAPLDALSNPFAVLSGQGSDRRVFVADAGANDVLAVDPDGTVRAFFVPPAVTTGLCEGLENNGVADGGCDPVPTGLAWGPDGHLFVSTLSGEAPLEGRVYELDPRDGTVVGETSGFTAPTGVAVGDDGTLYVSELLEGAPAGEGPPPADFDPTTVGRIVAVAPDGERSAAQVTMPLGLRFTGGHLYSTAFSVAGLFLGQPGLGQVVRVDDGAFEPLD, from the coding sequence ATGGCGCACCGGCTCCGCACCGCAGCACTCGTCCTCGCCGTCACCACGACCACCGCCGTGGTGGCGGCCCCCGCCCATGCCGGAGCGCCGCCGGGCGGCCCCGTCACCGTCGTCGCCCAGGGCCTCGACGACCCCTTCGGCCTCGCGTCCGAGGGCGGGAAGTTCTACGTCGCCGAGAGTTCGGCCGGCGAGGTCAGCGGGTTCGTCCCGGGCGGCCGGCCGACCGTCCGGCTCGCCGACTTCGCCGCGCCGGCCGGCGTCGACCGCCGCGCGGGAACGTTGTACGTCGTCACCGGCGAGGCGCAGGACCCCGCGGCGACGGGTGGTTCGACCCTCTGGTCGTCCCGGCGCGGGGAACCGCGTCGCGTCCTGGCCGACCTCATGGCCTTCGAACTCGCGAACAACCCCGACGGTCAACCGCAGTTCGGGCCCGACGGCGCCCCGCTCGACGCGCTGAGCAACCCCTTCGCCGTGCTCTCCGGCCAGGGGTCGGACCGGCGGGTGTTCGTCGCCGACGCCGGAGCCAACGACGTCCTCGCGGTGGACCCGGACGGGACGGTCCGTGCGTTCTTCGTCCCGCCGGCCGTCACCACCGGGCTGTGCGAGGGCCTGGAGAACAACGGCGTCGCGGACGGGGGGTGCGACCCCGTGCCGACCGGCCTGGCCTGGGGACCCGACGGGCACCTGTTCGTCTCGACGTTGTCGGGCGAGGCGCCGCTGGAGGGTCGCGTGTACGAACTCGACCCGCGCGACGGCACGGTCGTCGGCGAGACCAGCGGGTTCACGGCACCGACGGGAGTCGCCGTCGGCGACGACGGCACCCTCTACGTCTCGGAACTGCTCGAGGGCGCCCCGGCGGGGGAGGGGCCCCCGCCGGCGGACTTCGACCCGACGACCGTCGGCCGGATCGTGGCCGTCGCCCCGGACGGGGAGCGCTCCGCGGCCCAGGTGACGATGCCGCTGGGTCTGCGGTTCACGGGCGGGCACCTGTACTCGACGGCGTTCAGCGTGGCGGGCCTGTTCCTCGGTCAGCCCGGGCTCGGCCAGGTCGTCCGCGTCGACGACGGGGCCTTCGAGCCGCTGGACTGA
- a CDS encoding HpcH/HpaI aldolase/citrate lyase family protein has protein sequence MTAEPAERQVHIVEPTYARTWLLVNATRTDLFDVAARSRADQVVLDIEDAVDPSRKDSARADSIEWLAAGGQAFVRINDVTTPHWRDDVDALKGVPNLLGVMLAKTEAGEQVEATWHALGGSVPVVALCESALGIEAAREIACAKGTFRLAFGSGDYRRDTGASAEDMAMAYPRTKLVVASAIGKLPGPIDGPTTGGGHPELREASGVGVAMGMMGKLCLDAEQAYVINEVMSPNVSDATWARDFIADFERSGGVVRDGSDLPRLGRARRIQELADAYGIRPL, from the coding sequence ATGACCGCAGAACCCGCCGAACGCCAGGTGCACATCGTCGAGCCCACGTACGCGCGGACGTGGCTGCTCGTGAACGCGACCCGCACGGACCTCTTCGACGTGGCCGCGCGCTCGCGGGCCGACCAGGTCGTGCTGGACATCGAGGACGCCGTCGACCCCAGCCGCAAGGACTCCGCGCGCGCCGACTCGATCGAGTGGCTCGCCGCCGGCGGCCAGGCCTTCGTCCGCATCAACGACGTGACGACCCCGCACTGGCGCGACGACGTCGACGCGCTCAAGGGCGTCCCGAACCTGCTCGGCGTCATGCTCGCCAAGACCGAGGCCGGTGAGCAGGTCGAGGCGACGTGGCACGCCCTCGGCGGGTCCGTCCCCGTCGTCGCGCTGTGCGAGTCCGCGCTCGGCATCGAGGCCGCCCGCGAGATCGCCTGCGCCAAGGGGACGTTCCGCCTCGCCTTCGGCTCCGGGGACTACCGCCGCGACACCGGCGCCAGCGCCGAGGACATGGCGATGGCCTACCCGCGCACCAAGCTCGTCGTGGCCAGCGCGATCGGCAAGCTCCCCGGCCCGATCGACGGTCCGACCACCGGCGGCGGCCACCCCGAGCTGCGCGAGGCCTCCGGCGTCGGCGTCGCGATGGGGATGATGGGCAAGCTCTGCCTCGACGCCGAGCAGGCGTACGTCATCAACGAGGTCATGAGCCCGAACGTCTCCGACGCCACGTGGGCGCGCGACTTCATCGCCGACTTCGAGCGCAGCGGCGGTGTCGTGCGCGACGGGTCCGACCTGCCGCGCCTGGGCCGCGCCCGCCGCATCCAGGAACTCGCGGACGCGTACGGCATCCGTCCGCTGTGA
- a CDS encoding 8-oxoguanine deaminase, with protein MITGAAVATVDPSGTEHRRGFVVVADGVVAAVGAGDPPAGTTADRVVDGRGHLLTPGFVNTHHHLYQWATRGFAVDAGLFEWLTTLYPVWARLDATDVEAAARAGLARLALTGCTTTTDHHYLHPRDGGDQLAATVEAARAVGLRFSPTRGSMDLGASAGGLPPDSVVETVDAVLAATADAVARFHDTAPGSMVRVGAAPCSPFSVSPDLLRQTAAQAADLGIRRHTHLAETADEEEFCARTFGRRPVEVLEDLGWLGPDVWLAHCVHLSDADIATLARTGTSVAHCPSSNARLGAGIARTRDLLAAGVPVGLGVDGAASSEQGSLADELRQMLYVARAVGGPDAVSARDALRAATVGGATCLGRADEIGSIEVGKRADLALWDLTGLGHADLDDPVVALVVGPTPPLALSTVEGRVVVEDGRLRTTDVDRAVADLVAARGRVLARG; from the coding sequence CTGATCACCGGGGCCGCCGTGGCCACCGTCGACCCCTCCGGTACGGAACACCGGAGGGGTTTCGTCGTCGTGGCCGACGGTGTCGTGGCAGCCGTCGGGGCCGGCGACCCGCCCGCGGGCACCACCGCGGACCGCGTCGTCGACGGCCGCGGGCACCTGCTGACGCCGGGGTTCGTCAACACCCACCACCACCTCTACCAGTGGGCGACGCGCGGTTTCGCCGTCGACGCGGGCCTGTTCGAGTGGCTGACGACGCTGTACCCGGTGTGGGCGCGGCTCGACGCCACGGACGTCGAGGCCGCCGCCCGGGCGGGTCTGGCCCGGCTCGCGCTCACCGGCTGCACGACGACGACCGACCACCACTACCTCCACCCGCGCGACGGCGGCGACCAGCTCGCCGCGACCGTCGAGGCCGCACGCGCCGTCGGCCTGCGCTTCTCCCCCACCCGCGGCTCGATGGACCTCGGGGCGTCCGCGGGCGGGCTGCCGCCGGACTCGGTCGTCGAGACGGTCGACGCGGTCCTGGCCGCGACCGCCGACGCCGTCGCGCGGTTCCACGACACCGCGCCCGGGTCGATGGTCCGCGTCGGCGCCGCCCCCTGCTCGCCGTTCTCCGTCTCCCCGGACCTGCTGCGGCAGACCGCCGCGCAGGCCGCCGACCTCGGCATCCGCCGGCACACCCACCTCGCCGAGACCGCCGACGAGGAGGAGTTCTGCGCGCGCACCTTCGGCCGCCGGCCCGTCGAGGTGCTCGAGGACCTCGGCTGGCTCGGCCCCGACGTGTGGCTCGCGCACTGCGTCCACCTGTCCGACGCCGACATCGCCACCCTCGCCCGCACCGGCACCTCGGTCGCGCACTGCCCCAGCTCCAACGCCCGGCTCGGCGCCGGCATCGCCCGGACCCGCGACCTGCTCGCCGCCGGCGTCCCCGTCGGCCTCGGCGTCGACGGGGCCGCCTCCAGCGAACAGGGCAGCCTGGCCGACGAGCTGCGGCAGATGCTCTACGTCGCGCGGGCGGTCGGCGGACCGGACGCCGTCTCGGCCCGCGACGCCCTGCGCGCCGCGACGGTCGGTGGGGCGACGTGCCTGGGCCGGGCCGACGAGATCGGCTCGATCGAGGTCGGCAAGCGCGCCGACCTCGCTCTGTGGGACCTCACCGGTCTGGGCCACGCCGACCTCGACGACCCCGTCGTCGCCCTCGTCGTCGGTCCGACGCCACCGCTGGCCCTGTCGACCGTCGAGGGGCGCGTCGTCGTGGAGGACGGGCGGCTGCGCACGACCGACGTGGACCGGGCGGTGGCCGACCTCGTCGCCGCCCGCGGGCGGGTGCTGGCCCGGGGCTGA
- a CDS encoding Dps family protein yields the protein MEDTVTTIDDITTAGLTQTAVAGFDASSRLNSGLQEVLVDLTALHLQGKQAHWNIVGANFRDLHLQLDALIDDARTYADDAAERMRAVGGVPDARPATVAGTTTIGDFGADEIDTKAAVEAIVAMTRRTVDTIRRVHDPIDAEDPSTADLLHGFILGLEKHAWLIGAENRAPRRR from the coding sequence ATGGAGGACACCGTGACCACGATCGACGACATCACCACCGCCGGCCTGACCCAGACCGCCGTCGCCGGCTTCGACGCCAGCTCGCGGCTGAACTCCGGTCTGCAGGAGGTCCTCGTCGACCTCACCGCGCTGCACCTGCAGGGCAAGCAAGCCCACTGGAACATCGTCGGGGCGAACTTCCGCGACCTGCACCTGCAGCTCGACGCGCTCATCGACGACGCCCGCACGTACGCCGACGACGCGGCCGAGCGCATGCGCGCCGTGGGCGGCGTCCCCGACGCCCGCCCCGCCACCGTCGCGGGCACCACGACCATCGGCGACTTCGGCGCCGACGAGATCGACACCAAGGCCGCCGTCGAGGCGATCGTCGCGATGACGCGCCGCACCGTGGACACCATCCGCCGCGTGCACGACCCGATCGACGCCGAGGACCCCTCGACCGCCGACCTGCTGCACGGCTTCATCCTCGGCCTGGAGAAGCACGCCTGGCTCATCGGCGCGGAGAACCGCGCGCCCCGTCGTCGCTGA
- a CDS encoding Fur family transcriptional regulator, with amino-acid sequence MTSTDHTSPEEVLRDAGLRSTAPRRTVLEVVADHPHVTAAGLAELLGTAGHRMSRQSLYNVLEDLTRTGLLRSIQPTGSAPRYETAVAGEHHHLVCRGCGTVVDVPCAVGTSPCLTPAQAPGFPVLDRAEVTWWGLCTACSADSGTSPDPASDSWRTP; translated from the coding sequence ATGACCTCGACCGACCACACCTCCCCGGAGGAGGTGCTGCGCGACGCCGGACTGCGCAGCACGGCCCCGCGGCGGACGGTCCTGGAGGTCGTGGCCGACCACCCGCACGTGACCGCCGCGGGCCTGGCAGAACTGCTGGGGACAGCGGGTCACCGCATGTCCCGGCAGAGCCTCTACAACGTGCTCGAGGACCTGACCCGGACGGGCCTCCTGCGCAGCATCCAGCCGACGGGCTCCGCCCCGCGCTACGAGACGGCGGTGGCGGGCGAGCACCACCACCTCGTCTGCCGCGGCTGCGGAACCGTCGTCGACGTCCCGTGCGCCGTCGGGACGAGCCCCTGCCTGACCCCCGCGCAGGCACCGGGTTTCCCGGTGCTCGACCGCGCCGAGGTCACCTGGTGGGGGTTGTGCACCGCCTGCAGCGCCGACTCCGGAACCAGCCCAGACCCAGCATCCGACTCATGGAGGACACCGTGA